AGGATTGGATGACATGTATTTGAAGATTATGAGAAGGGGCTCGCTATGGATTTCATGACTTTGCTCACCGACACCACTGCACAGTTGTTTGCACCGACGACCGCAGCCTACGTACTTGCAGCTATCGGCTTGAACATTCATTTCGGCATGACAGGTCTGATGAACATGGGACAGGCGGGATTCATGCTTCTCGGTGCATACGGATTCGCCATCACGCAGGGCATGGGATGGAATCTCTTCGCCTCATTGCTTGCGGCGCTTGTTCTGGCTGCCATATATGCGATTCTGCTGGGCATTCCGACATTGAAGCTCGGGCCTGACTATCTTTCGATGGTGACCTTGGCTTCCGCCGAAATCATACGAATCATTGCACGTTCCACATCGATGACAGCCATCACCGGTGGTTCGGGCGGCATTTCACCTCAGAACTTCACCAATCAATTCGAGAGCAGCTCACCCTTGCCAGAGGGTCGATCAACGATTCTTCTGTGGTCGTATTCCAACAATGTGGCTGATTCCTGGTGGATTCGCATTGTCTCTTGGGTACTGGTTCTGATTGCAGCATGGTTGACATGGCGTTGGTTCCATTCACCCTGGGGTCGTGTGCTGAAAGGCATACGCGAGGACGAGAATGCAGTGCGCTCATTGGGTAAATCAGTGACCCGCTTCAAGCTCGAGTCACTCTTCTTGGGTGGATCCTTCGGTGCCATCGCAGGCATCATCTTCGTGCTGCCGCGTTCCGTTCAGCCAGACTCACTCGGCCGTCAGGTCACCTTCTATGTATGGACGATCCTGCTTCTCGGCGGTGCTGCAACGATTTTCGGACCGATTCTAGGATCCTGCCTGCTATGGGTGCTCTTGACCTTCGTCAAGGAAATCATGCGAAGTGTCATACCCGACTCCATCATCTCCTCAAGCCAGATTGAATCACTGGGATGGGTCATCGTCGGGGTTGCACTGATGTGTCTGGTGATCTTCAGACCGCAAGGATTGCTAGGAGATAGAAAGGAGTTGGCGTTCAATGCGTGATACATCACAGAACACTCCTGAAGACAAGGCACCAGTGGAACAATCCGCTGCCACTGCCGCCACGGCAAGTAACGGCACCCATGATGGTGGCGGCCAGCGGTCTGCTTTTCAGGACATGACCAAATGGCCCATGAACAAGGAGCAAGCCGAGGGGCTTATCTCAACCGCATTCGTGGATCGCGTAGCCAAGGATCTCGAATTCGTGAAACCAATTCCTGGGGTCAAGAAACCCGATCCCATACTCGTTGCGGACAAAGTCACACGACGATTCGGAGGCATGACAGCAGTCGATGTAGACCATTTCGAGATTGAACGGCACGGCATTACGGCCCTGATTGGTCCAAACGGTGCTGGCAAGACGACCTTCTTCAATCTGATGACTGGCTTCGATACGCCGAACACCGGTGCATGGAACTTTGACGGCATGGATTTGGCCAAGGTATCCCCTGAACAGGTTGCACGCAAGGGCATGGTAAGAACCTTTCAGCTCACCAAGGTCATGAACCGGCTTACGGTCATGGACAACATGCTTCTGGGTTCGCAGCGTCAGAGCGGCGAAGGCATGCTGCGTTCATTGGTTCCAGGACTGTGGAAGTCACGCGAACGAGAGATCACCGAACAGGCCAGTGAGCTGCTCAAGAGATTCCTGCTCTGGAAGAAGAAGGATGATTATGCCGGATCACTGTCGGGAGGTCAGCGAAAATTGCTCGAAATGGCTCGTGCCTTGATGAGCAATCCGAAACTGGTCATGCTTGACGAACCTATGGCAGGTGTGAATCCGGCGTTGAAGCAGTCTCTTCTCGATCATATTCTTTCGCTGCGCGAAGAGGGCACGACGGTGCTGTTCGTAGAACACGACATGAACATGGTTCGTCATATTGCCGACTGGATCACCGTCATGGCAGAAGGCAAGATCGTTGCCGAAGGCAAACCATCCGAAGTCATGAACGACCAGGCGGTTATCGACGCCTATCTCGGTTCACATGCAAACATCGATCTTGGAGACATTCCCGAGTCGGACGTGACGCAGACATCCGCTCCACTCCCACAAGAAGAGCCTTCAGTCGATGGAAAGGAGCAAGCATGACATTGGCAGTCGAAGAACGATCACACGATAGCGAGCTCCGCAGCAATGCCCAGACTGAGACGGACACCCAGGAAATATTGCTGGAAGCCGACAATCTCATTGCTGGGTATCTTCCTGGGGTCAACATCCTCAACGGTGCTTCGCTGACCTTGCATGATGGCGAAATCGTCGGCATCATCGGCCCCAATGGTGCGGGAAAGTCTACATTGCTGAAATCCCTCTTTGGACTCGTGCACATCAATTCTGGTTCGTTGACGCTCAAGGGCACTGACATAACCAATATGCGTGCAGACAAGCTCGTAACCCGAGGTGTGGGATTCGTACCGCAGACAGAGAACGTATTCCCAAGCCTGACGGTGAGCGAAAACATGCAGATGGGTGCATATCAGCATCCGAAGGTGTTCAAGGAACGCTTCGACTACGTAGCTTCCATCTTCCCTCGGATCGCAGAACGCAAGGATCAGACCGCTGGCTCACTTTCTGGCGGTGAACGGCAGATGGTTGCGATGGGACGCGCGCTGATGATGAAGCCCACGGTGCTGCTGCTTGACGAGCCTTCTGCCGGTCTGAGCCCGATGCTGCAGGACGAGACCTTCATCCGTGTGCGTCAGGTAAACGCCGCCGGTGTCAGCGTCATCATCGTTGAACAGAATGCTCGCCGATGCCTTCAGATTTGCCACCGCGGATATGTTCTGGATCAGGGACGCAACGCCTATACCGGTTCCGGACGAGATCTGCTGAACGATCCCAAGGTCATTTCGCTCTATCTCGGCAATCTGGAAGAAGAGGATTCCTGATCGGATTCGCTTTTTCACCATTGAAATTTTTCCGTGTTATACCAAACAGAGAAAAGGAAGAGTAGGGAAACATGAATAAGAAATCATCAAGAAAGTATCTGTCTTCGACACTCGCTGCAGGCGCCGCGTTGGTGCTCGCATTATCAGGCTGTGGATCATCCTCATCGAGTTCTTCAGGATCATCCAAAGCATTCGTGCTGGGCGGACTATTCCCAGAGACCGGTTCCTTGGCGTATCTCGGACCGGCTGAAACCAGCGCATGGAAGCTGGCAGCCAAGGACATCAACGCCGCTGGCGGAGTCCTGGGCACCAAGATTCAGACGGTAAGCGCCGATATTTCCGATGCAGACCACGCTGATCAGAACACCGCCGGTGCGCAATCAGTGCTGTCCAAGAATCCGTCCGTGATACTTGGACCTGCATCCAGCTCCGTGGTGCTCAACACATACAAGTCCGTAGCCGAGGCGAAGGTTCCCATGATTTCCATGGGTGCAACCTCACCGACCCTTTCAGGCATCAGCCCGTACTTCTTCAGAACGGTTCCGCCTGATTCCGTTCAAGGTGCTGTGATGGGCAATCTGATTGCTCAGAATGGCGTTCAGAATCTTGCCATCGCCGTCTTCAACGACACCTATGGCACGAACCTGCGTGACGCCGTGGTCAAGTCCGCGACGGCAGCAGGTGTAAAGATTGTCTATGGTGAAAAGGACACCTTCGATCCTTCAGAGACCAACTTCTCGTCGCTGGTCACCTCGATAAAGGCAACCAAGCCTGATGCTGTTCTGGTCATCGCATTCGATCAGACCAAGCAGCTCCTGAAGGAAATGAGCAGCCAGGGCGTTGACACGAAGACCAAGCTGTACATGGTCGATGGCAACACTGCCGACTATTCCAAGGACTTCGAGGCTGGCATGCTCAAGGGCGCTCAGGGTACGATTCCAGGCGCTCACCCCAGCGATGCTTTCCAGAAGCAACTGAAGTCGGTAACGCCGAAACTCGCTGACTTCACCTATTCCGCAGAGACCTATGATGGTGCGATTCTCGCAGCTCTCGCCGCTGAAAAGGGCGGTAAAACCGACGGCACCACCATCAAAGACAATCTGGCCGCAGTATCAGGAGCCGATGGTGGCACGACATGCACGAGCTATAAGGCATGCCTGAGCCTACTCAAGGACAAGAAAGCCATTCATTACAAAGGTCAGTCCGGCATCGGTCCCTTCAACAAGAGCAACGATCCAAGCTCTGCAAGCATTGGCATCTACCAATTCGATGGCGATAACAAGCCAGTATTCAACCATGCAGAGGAAGGCGACGTCCCCGAGGCATGAGCCATGTGATCCGGAAGACCCAGTCACTGCAGCAGTGTCGAGTGAACTGTAGTGGCTGAACCCCGGAACATGGGAACGAACTACAATGCCTCGCTTGCGCATATCCGCAAGCGAGGCATTGCCATGTCTGATTCGATTGTCATAGCTGATTGCAAGCCATGTCTTG
This Bifidobacterium sp. WK041_4_12 DNA region includes the following protein-coding sequences:
- a CDS encoding ABC transporter ATP-binding protein; amino-acid sequence: MRDTSQNTPEDKAPVEQSAATAATASNGTHDGGGQRSAFQDMTKWPMNKEQAEGLISTAFVDRVAKDLEFVKPIPGVKKPDPILVADKVTRRFGGMTAVDVDHFEIERHGITALIGPNGAGKTTFFNLMTGFDTPNTGAWNFDGMDLAKVSPEQVARKGMVRTFQLTKVMNRLTVMDNMLLGSQRQSGEGMLRSLVPGLWKSREREITEQASELLKRFLLWKKKDDYAGSLSGGQRKLLEMARALMSNPKLVMLDEPMAGVNPALKQSLLDHILSLREEGTTVLFVEHDMNMVRHIADWITVMAEGKIVAEGKPSEVMNDQAVIDAYLGSHANIDLGDIPESDVTQTSAPLPQEEPSVDGKEQA
- a CDS encoding branched-chain amino acid ABC transporter permease → MDFMTLLTDTTAQLFAPTTAAYVLAAIGLNIHFGMTGLMNMGQAGFMLLGAYGFAITQGMGWNLFASLLAALVLAAIYAILLGIPTLKLGPDYLSMVTLASAEIIRIIARSTSMTAITGGSGGISPQNFTNQFESSSPLPEGRSTILLWSYSNNVADSWWIRIVSWVLVLIAAWLTWRWFHSPWGRVLKGIREDENAVRSLGKSVTRFKLESLFLGGSFGAIAGIIFVLPRSVQPDSLGRQVTFYVWTILLLGGAATIFGPILGSCLLWVLLTFVKEIMRSVIPDSIISSSQIESLGWVIVGVALMCLVIFRPQGLLGDRKELAFNA
- a CDS encoding ABC transporter substrate-binding protein, with product MNKKSSRKYLSSTLAAGAALVLALSGCGSSSSSSSGSSKAFVLGGLFPETGSLAYLGPAETSAWKLAAKDINAAGGVLGTKIQTVSADISDADHADQNTAGAQSVLSKNPSVILGPASSSVVLNTYKSVAEAKVPMISMGATSPTLSGISPYFFRTVPPDSVQGAVMGNLIAQNGVQNLAIAVFNDTYGTNLRDAVVKSATAAGVKIVYGEKDTFDPSETNFSSLVTSIKATKPDAVLVIAFDQTKQLLKEMSSQGVDTKTKLYMVDGNTADYSKDFEAGMLKGAQGTIPGAHPSDAFQKQLKSVTPKLADFTYSAETYDGAILAALAAEKGGKTDGTTIKDNLAAVSGADGGTTCTSYKACLSLLKDKKAIHYKGQSGIGPFNKSNDPSSASIGIYQFDGDNKPVFNHAEEGDVPEA
- a CDS encoding ABC transporter ATP-binding protein, giving the protein MTLAVEERSHDSELRSNAQTETDTQEILLEADNLIAGYLPGVNILNGASLTLHDGEIVGIIGPNGAGKSTLLKSLFGLVHINSGSLTLKGTDITNMRADKLVTRGVGFVPQTENVFPSLTVSENMQMGAYQHPKVFKERFDYVASIFPRIAERKDQTAGSLSGGERQMVAMGRALMMKPTVLLLDEPSAGLSPMLQDETFIRVRQVNAAGVSVIIVEQNARRCLQICHRGYVLDQGRNAYTGSGRDLLNDPKVISLYLGNLEEEDS